The following coding sequences are from one Treponema bryantii window:
- a CDS encoding histidinol-phosphatase, with the protein MSLQKVNFHTHCTFCDGKNTAEEHVISAIEKGFTALGFSSHCFHPLNPDFYKSVDSIWHIPSENIKSYAEEINRLKAKYADQIKIFLGFEADYFDSPIYGTAIPDKAKYAEFSPDYLIGAVHYINTDKGFFTVDHKTEIVKENIERFYTKADGSIDGKQVVCDYFAAEREMLQKGNFDILAHSDLIRIRNTVLHFFDEEDTWYKDELKATAKVIAKAGVITEINTGAIARGNMDDTYPSQYFLELLHNNGVPVCINSDAHTVSNLDAAFDRAADNARRAGYSELVYPQNIVIKL; encoded by the coding sequence GTGTCTTTACAAAAAGTTAATTTTCATACTCATTGCACTTTCTGCGATGGAAAAAACACCGCAGAAGAGCATGTAATTTCAGCCATTGAAAAAGGTTTTACAGCGCTTGGCTTTTCAAGTCATTGTTTTCATCCGTTAAATCCTGATTTTTATAAATCAGTAGACAGTATCTGGCACATTCCTTCTGAAAACATAAAAAGCTATGCAGAGGAAATAAATCGCCTCAAAGCAAAATATGCAGATCAGATTAAGATTTTTCTTGGCTTTGAAGCTGATTATTTTGATTCTCCGATATATGGAACTGCAATTCCAGACAAAGCAAAATACGCTGAGTTCTCGCCAGATTACCTGATTGGAGCCGTGCATTACATCAATACAGACAAAGGCTTTTTCACAGTTGATCACAAAACAGAAATAGTAAAAGAAAATATCGAACGCTTTTATACAAAGGCTGACGGCTCAATTGATGGAAAACAGGTAGTTTGTGATTATTTTGCAGCTGAACGAGAAATGCTTCAGAAAGGTAACTTTGATATTCTTGCACATTCAGATTTGATTCGTATAAGAAATACAGTTTTACATTTCTTTGATGAAGAAGATACCTGGTATAAAGATGAATTAAAAGCTACTGCGAAGGTTATTGCAAAGGCTGGTGTTATTACAGAAATAAATACCGGGGCAATTGCCCGCGGTAATATGGATGATACATATCCGTCCCAGTATTTTCTGGAACTTTTACATAATAACGGGGTACCAGTATGTATCAATTCTGATGCCCACACTGTAAGTAATCTGGATGCAGCCTTTGACCGCGCAGCAGACAATGCCCGCCGCGCCGGCTACTCAGAACTAGTTTACCCACAGAACATTGTTATTAAACTATAG
- a CDS encoding TraR/DksA family transcriptional regulator, with amino-acid sequence MDKAFLKKMKEYLLEQRKTLLASLADQSEDMRGLIKTVESGDEADVAADVIDRTLLTALGTQDANRLQQIDSALDRINQGTYGRCVKCGKEIPQERLEVLPYALMCINCASAQERKNR; translated from the coding sequence ATGGACAAAGCTTTTCTTAAAAAAATGAAGGAATATTTACTTGAACAGAGAAAAACTCTTCTTGCTTCATTAGCTGATCAGAGTGAAGATATGCGTGGCCTTATTAAAACCGTTGAATCTGGAGATGAAGCAGATGTTGCTGCTGATGTAATTGATAGAACTCTTCTTACTGCTCTTGGAACTCAGGATGCAAATAGACTTCAGCAGATTGACAGTGCTCTCGACAGAATCAATCAGGGAACTTACGGCCGCTGTGTAAAATGTGGTAAAGAAATTCCTCAGGAAAGACTTGAAGTTCTTCCTTATGCACTTATGTGTATTAACTGCGCAAGTGCACAGGAGAGAAAGAACCGCTAA
- the infA gene encoding translation initiation factor IF-1, whose protein sequence is MAKEEAIEVQGVVKEALPNTTFRVELEGGHIILAHLSGKMRKHYIRIVPGDSVKVELSPYDLNKGRIVFRER, encoded by the coding sequence ATGGCAAAAGAAGAAGCTATTGAAGTACAGGGCGTAGTAAAAGAGGCCCTTCCTAACACAACTTTCCGCGTAGAACTTGAAGGCGGACACATTATTCTCGCACACCTTTCTGGAAAAATGAGAAAGCACTACATCAGAATCGTTCCTGGCGACAGTGTAAAAGTTGAGCTTTCTCCATATGATTTGAACAAGGGACGTATCGTTTTCCGCGAGCGCTAA
- the tyrS gene encoding tyrosine--tRNA ligase → MTLFEDLKWRGLIKDVAGEEADLQKVLDGAPFAFYWGTDPTADSLHLGHYSSLCMAKRLANAGHHPVLLCGGATGRIGDPRPTAEREIISEEAVNANIGGIREQIKRLVPTAELVDNYDWWKDRSFLDTLRDIGKYISLNYMLDKDIIRRRLETGITFAEFSYMLLQGFDFVHLFQEKKCIMQVAGSDQWGNITTGVDLIRKMLDGQAYAFTMPLILDATGKKFGKSEGNALWLNKDKTSPYAIYQYLINADDNLVLDYLKVFTFLAKEQIEEVYAQQQAAPETRIAQKTLAWEVVKDLHGKEEADNAVMVSEKLFKGEFKGLSVNDILMGLKGVPNFDFKEELPLVDVLVNNGMASSKREAREFIKNNAISINGETVNDETKIITKDMALEGKIIIFRRGKKKYYIGLI, encoded by the coding sequence ATGACATTATTCGAAGATCTAAAATGGCGAGGTCTTATTAAAGACGTTGCAGGCGAAGAAGCTGATTTGCAGAAAGTTTTGGACGGAGCTCCATTCGCTTTTTACTGGGGAACAGACCCAACTGCCGATTCCCTTCACCTCGGCCACTATTCTTCTCTTTGTATGGCAAAACGCCTCGCTAATGCAGGACATCACCCGGTTCTTTTGTGCGGTGGTGCCACAGGCCGCATTGGTGACCCACGCCCTACAGCAGAACGCGAAATTATTTCAGAAGAAGCTGTAAACGCAAATATCGGTGGAATCCGAGAGCAGATTAAGCGCCTCGTTCCAACTGCAGAACTCGTAGATAACTATGACTGGTGGAAAGACCGTTCATTCCTCGACACACTTCGCGACATTGGTAAATATATCAGCCTGAACTACATGCTCGACAAGGATATCATCCGCCGCCGTCTTGAAACTGGAATTACCTTTGCAGAGTTCTCATACATGCTTCTCCAGGGCTTTGACTTTGTTCACCTCTTCCAGGAAAAGAAATGTATCATGCAGGTTGCAGGTTCTGACCAGTGGGGAAACATCACAACTGGTGTAGACCTTATCCGCAAAATGCTCGACGGACAGGCATATGCCTTCACAATGCCACTGATTCTTGACGCAACAGGAAAGAAGTTCGGTAAGTCAGAAGGAAATGCTCTCTGGCTCAACAAGGACAAAACTTCTCCATACGCAATCTACCAGTACCTCATCAACGCTGATGATAACCTGGTTCTTGATTACCTCAAGGTGTTCACATTCCTTGCAAAGGAACAGATTGAAGAAGTTTACGCTCAGCAGCAGGCTGCTCCAGAAACCCGTATTGCACAGAAAACTCTTGCATGGGAAGTTGTTAAAGACCTCCACGGAAAAGAAGAAGCAGACAATGCAGTTATGGTTTCTGAAAAGCTCTTCAAAGGCGAGTTCAAAGGCCTTTCTGTAAATGATATTTTGATGGGACTTAAGGGAGTTCCAAACTTTGACTTTAAGGAAGAACTTCCACTCGTAGACGTACTCGTAAACAACGGTATGGCAAGTTCAAAACGCGAAGCACGCGAATTCATAAAGAATAATGCTATCTCTATCAATGGTGAAACTGTAAATGATGAAACAAAGATTATCACTAAAGATATGGCACTTGAAGGAAAGATAATTATCTTCAGAAGAGGTAAAAAGAAGTATTATATAGGACTTATCTAG
- a CDS encoding J domain-containing protein gives MSNYYEILGVSKNATADEIKKAYRTLAFKYHPDRNPGNTAAEEKFKQISAAYDVLGDEAKRRNYDLGGYSSENAYSNSSTQQQYQRQYQYTYSNPFGDDNFWEWFNGAQRRSYNQQAQNSRGNYSQYNYSHDEENQTRSSYFSNFVLKVLQTLVGMMFFRFSWFIIPFGPIICIGVIVNGITGIIRSLKGLFKTSR, from the coding sequence ATGAGCAACTATTATGAGATACTAGGCGTTTCTAAAAATGCTACAGCTGATGAAATTAAAAAGGCGTATAGAACTCTTGCATTTAAATACCATCCGGATAGAAATCCAGGAAATACTGCTGCAGAAGAAAAATTCAAGCAGATAAGTGCTGCTTATGATGTTCTTGGAGACGAAGCAAAACGTCGTAATTATGATCTTGGTGGTTATTCCTCAGAAAATGCTTACAGCAACAGTTCTACTCAACAGCAGTATCAGAGACAATATCAGTATACTTATTCAAATCCTTTTGGTGATGATAATTTCTGGGAATGGTTTAATGGTGCTCAGAGACGCAGCTATAATCAGCAGGCTCAGAATTCAAGAGGAAATTATTCTCAATATAATTATTCACATGATGAAGAAAATCAGACCAGAAGTTCATATTTTTCAAACTTTGTTTTAAAGGTACTTCAAACTTTAGTTGGTATGATGTTCTTTAGATTTTCATGGTTTATTATACCATTCGGCCCGATTATCTGTATTGGTGTGATTGTTAATGGTATAACTGGAATAATAAGATCTTTGAAAGGATTATTTAAGACATCCAGATAA
- a CDS encoding glycosyl hydrolase 115 family protein: MLKIDGRNVFVFDECEYSGVKKIACKVCLDVERVTGKKPSLSVGDGDVYFATLGKSPLAEKLAEEHRLSAEFSKITGKRESYIFAVRNDKLIIIGSDKRGTIYGLFHLSELMGVSPLVDWAGVLPSHREAVELEEGVTVSKEPSVKFRGFFINDEWPAYGNFTNHNFGGFNAKMYEHIFELLLRLKGNYLWPAMWSAQFSLDGPGLANAELADEMGVIMGASHHEPCCRNGEEYRYVRGPDSIYGDAWNFWKNREGITKFWEDGLKRNGKFENVITVGMRGESDTAIMQNATLADNINLLRDVIKTQNRLIRENVNEDIMKVPRMLALYKEVEPYFYGDKHTKGLMDDPELEGVTLMLCDDNHGNLRTVPTEHMRSHNGGYGMYYHFDYHGSPYSYEWFNTNYLQKVKEQMTAAYEFGIRELWIVNMGDVLTNEFPLSYFLNLAYDYETYSKPEFTTVEYTRQWVNAQFNYFNDEQKAEVADILINATKIANMRRTECIQPDTFAAENFSEGNRMLTAANNLISRTEALLKAVPAEQEAGFYSQVYLPVCGDLNVLRMQLYSGKNRFFAERNALVANNYADKMKECFAYDMAIVDACDKVGGGRFYGMGWSEHFGFRNWCEANNQYPVYMYVEPTRKKRAVVWVEGSSFYTTGQDWTIRDLQLTAFRNPDVNEACVKIACCNSEGIELNTSTECNWLSFTVEHDVEKLTADGKSGLNTIKIKIDREKLSASADKKAIVKIEGNDGHGARILVNIHVDASVPDCNFPAGTFVQTEDYISIEAPHFVRSADFDVLDGYGKTLGAVKAKAVTESFAPGSDAAPFVEYAFALDKDFAEKTGGLMAFDFYLNPSNPAYKDNKLQFVAEINGEKFLKDVVDSEKFAVGDNQEPWSTDITNHIRIATVYADCHAGLNSLKVSPVTPNIVLEKIVIHEANKAMPKSYLGAPETFFLK; encoded by the coding sequence ATGTTAAAAATTGATGGAAGGAATGTTTTTGTTTTTGATGAATGTGAATATTCCGGTGTAAAAAAAATTGCTTGCAAAGTCTGTCTTGATGTGGAGAGGGTGACAGGAAAAAAGCCTTCTCTATCGGTGGGTGATGGCGATGTATATTTTGCAACACTCGGGAAGTCTCCACTCGCAGAAAAACTTGCTGAAGAACACAGACTTTCTGCAGAATTCTCAAAAATCACAGGTAAACGCGAATCTTACATTTTTGCTGTTCGTAACGATAAATTGATTATTATCGGTAGTGACAAGCGCGGTACTATTTACGGACTTTTTCATCTTTCGGAGCTTATGGGAGTATCTCCTCTTGTTGACTGGGCTGGTGTGCTTCCTTCTCACCGCGAAGCTGTAGAGCTGGAAGAAGGTGTAACTGTTTCAAAAGAGCCTTCTGTAAAGTTCCGTGGTTTCTTCATTAATGACGAATGGCCTGCTTACGGTAATTTTACAAATCATAACTTTGGCGGTTTTAATGCCAAAATGTACGAGCATATTTTTGAGCTGCTACTTCGCTTAAAAGGAAACTATCTCTGGCCGGCTATGTGGTCTGCACAGTTCAGTTTAGACGGTCCAGGACTTGCAAATGCCGAACTTGCAGATGAAATGGGTGTAATTATGGGAGCAAGTCATCACGAACCTTGCTGTCGTAATGGTGAGGAATACCGTTATGTTCGTGGTCCTGATTCAATTTATGGTGATGCCTGGAACTTCTGGAAAAACAGAGAAGGAATCACAAAGTTCTGGGAAGACGGCTTAAAGCGCAACGGTAAGTTTGAAAACGTTATTACTGTTGGTATGCGTGGTGAATCTGATACTGCTATCATGCAGAATGCTACTCTTGCGGATAATATCAATCTTCTTCGCGATGTTATAAAAACTCAAAACCGCCTTATCCGGGAAAATGTAAATGAAGATATAATGAAAGTTCCTCGTATGCTGGCTCTCTACAAAGAGGTTGAGCCATATTTCTATGGTGATAAGCACACAAAGGGGCTTATGGATGATCCTGAGCTTGAGGGTGTAACTCTTATGCTCTGCGATGATAATCATGGAAATCTCCGTACTGTTCCAACAGAACATATGCGTTCTCATAACGGCGGCTATGGTATGTATTATCATTTTGATTATCATGGTTCGCCTTATAGCTACGAATGGTTTAATACAAACTATCTGCAAAAAGTTAAAGAGCAGATGACTGCGGCTTATGAGTTTGGTATCCGTGAACTTTGGATTGTTAATATGGGAGATGTTCTTACAAATGAATTCCCTCTTTCATATTTCTTAAATCTTGCTTATGACTACGAGACTTACAGTAAGCCTGAGTTTACAACTGTTGAATATACCCGTCAGTGGGTTAATGCCCAGTTCAATTATTTTAATGATGAACAGAAAGCAGAGGTTGCTGATATCCTTATTAATGCAACAAAGATAGCTAATATGCGCCGTACAGAGTGCATTCAGCCGGATACTTTTGCAGCAGAAAACTTTAGTGAAGGAAACCGAATGCTTACTGCTGCAAACAATTTGATTTCACGTACAGAAGCCCTGCTAAAAGCAGTCCCTGCAGAACAGGAGGCTGGCTTTTACAGTCAGGTTTATCTCCCTGTTTGTGGTGACCTGAATGTTCTAAGAATGCAGCTTTACAGTGGAAAGAACCGTTTCTTTGCAGAACGTAATGCACTTGTTGCAAATAATTATGCAGATAAAATGAAGGAATGTTTTGCCTACGATATGGCTATCGTTGATGCCTGTGATAAGGTAGGAGGCGGACGCTTCTATGGAATGGGATGGTCTGAGCACTTCGGTTTCCGTAACTGGTGTGAGGCTAATAACCAGTATCCGGTTTATATGTATGTTGAACCTACACGAAAAAAGCGTGCTGTAGTATGGGTAGAAGGCAGTTCATTCTATACAACAGGTCAGGATTGGACTATACGAGACCTTCAGCTTACAGCCTTCAGAAATCCTGATGTGAATGAAGCCTGTGTAAAGATTGCCTGCTGTAATTCTGAAGGTATTGAACTTAATACTTCTACAGAATGTAACTGGCTGTCGTTTACTGTTGAGCATGATGTTGAAAAACTGACTGCAGACGGTAAGAGTGGACTTAATACAATCAAAATTAAAATTGACCGCGAAAAACTTTCTGCTTCCGCTGATAAAAAAGCAATAGTCAAAATAGAAGGAAATGACGGTCATGGAGCCCGTATTCTTGTAAATATTCATGTTGATGCTTCTGTTCCTGACTGTAATTTCCCTGCAGGTACTTTTGTTCAGACTGAAGATTATATCAGTATTGAAGCACCTCATTTTGTTCGTTCTGCTGATTTTGATGTTCTGGATGGATATGGTAAAACACTTGGTGCTGTAAAGGCTAAAGCTGTTACAGAAAGTTTTGCTCCAGGCTCTGATGCAGCTCCATTTGTAGAGTATGCTTTTGCTTTGGATAAGGATTTTGCTGAAAAAACAGGTGGACTTATGGCATTTGATTTTTATCTGAATCCTTCAAATCCTGCTTATAAAGATAATAAACTGCAGTTTGTCGCTGAGATAAATGGTGAAAAATTTTTGAAGGATGTAGTAGATTCAGAAAAGTTTGCTGTAGGTGATAATCAGGAACCATGGAGTACAGATATTACAAATCATATTCGTATTGCAACTGTTTATGCTGATTGCCATGCAGGTCTGAATTCTCTTAAGGTAAGTCCTGTGACTCCAAATATTGTTCTTGAGAAGATTGTTATTCATGAGGCAAACAAAGCTATGCCTAAGTCTTATCTTGGTGCGCCTGAAACTTTCTTCTTAAAATAA
- a CDS encoding glycosyl hydrolase family 8, giving the protein MKSILEEFGFSKFDIENRVIECWNNIFDQKNPNHFYFEAEDNTGYMEDTGNDDARTEGMSYGMMMAVQMNRKDIFDRIWKWSKKNMYMETGPNAGYFCWSNKPDGTKNADGPAPDGEEYFAMALFFAARRWGNGEGIFNYTEEGRSILRVAIHSENKMWFEENHHIRFVPNCPFTDPSYHLPHFYELFAEYADPCDKDYWKAAAKASRKYLVKACHPETGLASEYANDDGEPLPPKYHGTFFSDSYRVAANVGLDALWFGGNAALSKIAANIINFFDGKEADDLKDYLIDGTELKKNARHPIGLIATVAEAAAAVKSDDKESRAAAERAVRRLWNTPMRTGRRRYYDNCLYFFAILALSGKYLVY; this is encoded by the coding sequence ATGAAAAGTATATTGGAAGAATTCGGCTTTTCTAAATTTGATATAGAAAACCGTGTAATTGAATGCTGGAATAATATTTTTGACCAGAAGAATCCAAATCATTTTTATTTTGAAGCAGAAGACAATACCGGCTATATGGAAGATACCGGTAATGATGACGCACGTACTGAAGGTATGTCTTATGGCATGATGATGGCCGTACAGATGAACCGTAAGGATATTTTTGACCGGATCTGGAAATGGTCGAAAAAGAATATGTATATGGAAACTGGACCTAATGCAGGATATTTCTGCTGGTCTAACAAACCTGACGGCACTAAAAATGCTGATGGTCCGGCTCCGGATGGTGAAGAATATTTTGCAATGGCTCTTTTCTTTGCTGCACGCCGCTGGGGTAATGGTGAAGGTATCTTCAATTATACTGAAGAGGGACGTTCTATTCTTCGTGTTGCCATTCATAGTGAAAATAAAATGTGGTTTGAAGAAAATCACCACATCCGTTTTGTTCCAAACTGTCCGTTTACAGACCCTTCTTACCACCTTCCTCATTTCTATGAGCTTTTTGCTGAATATGCTGATCCTTGTGATAAGGATTACTGGAAGGCTGCTGCAAAAGCCAGTCGAAAATATCTTGTGAAGGCATGTCATCCGGAAACAGGTCTTGCTTCTGAATATGCAAATGATGATGGTGAACCGCTTCCTCCTAAGTATCACGGAACTTTCTTTAGTGATTCTTACCGCGTTGCTGCAAATGTTGGTCTTGATGCACTGTGGTTTGGCGGTAATGCAGCACTTTCTAAGATTGCGGCTAATATAATCAATTTCTTTGATGGTAAGGAAGCTGATGATCTTAAAGATTATCTGATTGATGGAACTGAATTGAAGAAAAACGCAAGGCATCCTATCGGTTTAATTGCTACTGTGGCCGAGGCTGCGGCGGCGGTTAAGAGTGATGATAAAGAATCCAGAGCTGCTGCTGAACGTGCGGTTAGACGTCTGTGGAATACACCGATGCGCACTGGCCGCCGCCGCTACTACGATAACTGTCTGTATTTTTTTGCAATTCTGGCATTAAGTGGTAAATATTTGGTATACTAG
- a CDS encoding ATP-dependent 6-phosphofructokinase: MSEEKFDFTIDNLGPCTIPSPIKLSTVHGDYTANYVSDDSYVISNVNVFDKTKPVVLDSSNLMEKAGPREKIYFDPTHAKAGICTCGGLCPGLNDVIRAIVRCLNTRYGVKTIKGYQYGFRGFFPESGYEPLELDRYLIDEIHKIGGTYLGTSRGGGQRVGEIVDCIERDGINMLFILGGDGTQRGSYDIACEVEKRGLKCAVVGVPKTVDNDLMFIDRSFGFETAVQRAKETVAAVHMEAASQINGIGLVKLMGREAGFIAAAAALSSHETNFCLIPEVPFEMEGENGFLACLERRLAKRGHAVIVVSEGAGQDLLQATGATDASGNKKLSDIGVFLKSEIEKYFKAKNIEINLKYIDPSYQVRASVTTASDSIYCERLGNNAVHAAMAGKTKCVIGLVHDKFVHLPIKAVTAHRNAVDPEGSLWRDTLDATGQPILMVNDKDKALEKMAAAVAGAKSKPSEQKKAK, translated from the coding sequence ATGTCTGAAGAAAAATTCGATTTCACAATTGATAATCTGGGACCTTGTACTATTCCGTCTCCGATTAAGCTTTCTACTGTTCACGGTGACTACACTGCTAACTATGTAAGCGACGATTCTTATGTTATTTCTAACGTAAACGTTTTCGATAAAACTAAACCTGTTGTGCTTGATTCATCTAATCTTATGGAGAAGGCTGGTCCTCGTGAGAAGATTTATTTTGATCCTACTCACGCTAAGGCTGGTATCTGTACTTGTGGTGGTCTCTGCCCAGGTTTGAACGATGTTATCCGTGCTATTGTTCGCTGTTTGAATACACGCTACGGTGTTAAGACTATTAAGGGATATCAGTACGGTTTCCGCGGATTCTTCCCTGAGAGCGGCTATGAGCCACTTGAGCTTGACCGCTATCTTATTGACGAAATCCACAAGATTGGTGGTACATACCTCGGAACTAGCCGTGGTGGCGGTCAGCGCGTTGGTGAAATTGTAGACTGTATTGAACGCGACGGTATCAACATGCTTTTCATTCTTGGTGGTGATGGTACTCAGCGCGGTTCTTATGATATCGCATGCGAAGTTGAAAAACGTGGTCTTAAGTGCGCTGTTGTTGGTGTTCCTAAGACTGTAGATAATGACCTTATGTTTATTGACCGTTCTTTCGGTTTTGAAACTGCTGTTCAGCGCGCTAAGGAAACTGTTGCTGCTGTTCACATGGAAGCAGCTTCTCAGATCAATGGTATTGGTCTTGTAAAGCTTATGGGACGCGAGGCTGGTTTTATTGCCGCTGCTGCAGCTCTTTCAAGCCACGAGACTAACTTCTGTCTTATTCCTGAAGTTCCTTTTGAAATGGAAGGTGAGAACGGCTTCCTTGCTTGTCTTGAGCGCCGTCTTGCTAAGCGTGGTCACGCTGTAATCGTTGTTTCTGAAGGTGCTGGTCAGGATCTTCTTCAGGCTACTGGTGCTACTGATGCTTCTGGAAACAAGAAGCTTTCTGACATTGGTGTATTCTTGAAGAGCGAAATTGAAAAATACTTCAAGGCTAAGAATATCGAAATCAACCTTAAATATATCGATCCTTCATATCAGGTTCGTGCTTCTGTTACAACTGCAAGTGACTCTATTTACTGTGAGCGTCTTGGTAACAATGCGGTTCACGCTGCTATGGCCGGAAAGACAAAGTGTGTAATTGGTCTTGTTCATGACAAGTTCGTTCACCTTCCAATTAAGGCTGTAACTGCTCATCGTAACGCTGTTGATCCTGAAGGATCTCTCTGGCGCGATACTCTGGATGCTACTGGACAGCCAATTCTTATGGTTAATGATAAGGATAAGGCCCTCGAAAAGATGGCTGCTGCTGTTGCTGGTGCTAAGTCTAAGCCAAGCGAACAGAAAAAAGCAAAATAG
- a CDS encoding carbohydrate ABC transporter permease produces MMINEKAKYQSIIQQFLKYFVLAFFAFWTILPLVSCIITSLKNADEYQSTSVMVLPKLLYFRNFLDAFKLANMGRAFLNSLIVLVFVLAGSILISSQLAYILNRFRFPGNKLIRRLFLFATLLPGVAMQVSVYSIMGKLGLINHLYGYIIMMMGTDVISIYIFIQFMENISVSLDESAIIDGASYFKIYWSIILPLLKPATVTSLILKGVSCYNEYYCANLYLQDLKIRTVAISLYTFTGPLGNKYNLICAGVIISMVPAFIVFIICQKQIYSGITSGAVKG; encoded by the coding sequence ATGATGATTAATGAAAAAGCAAAATATCAATCAATTATTCAACAGTTTTTGAAATATTTTGTCCTTGCTTTTTTTGCCTTCTGGACTATTCTTCCTTTGGTTTCATGTATCATTACTTCTCTTAAGAATGCAGACGAATACCAGTCTACGTCTGTAATGGTATTGCCAAAGCTTTTATATTTTAGAAATTTTCTTGATGCTTTTAAGCTTGCAAATATGGGCAGGGCTTTTCTTAATTCACTGATTGTTCTTGTGTTTGTTCTTGCAGGTTCAATCCTTATTAGTTCCCAGCTGGCTTATATATTAAACCGATTCCGTTTTCCGGGAAATAAGTTGATTCGTCGTTTATTTCTTTTTGCCACTCTTTTGCCAGGAGTTGCCATGCAGGTTTCGGTTTATTCGATTATGGGAAAACTGGGATTAATAAATCATCTTTATGGCTATATCATTATGATGATGGGAACAGATGTTATTTCCATCTATATATTTATTCAATTTATGGAAAATATTTCTGTTTCACTGGATGAGTCTGCAATTATTGACGGAGCATCTTATTTTAAAATTTACTGGAGTATTATTCTTCCTCTGCTTAAGCCAGCTACGGTAACAAGCCTAATTTTGAAAGGTGTTAGTTGTTATAATGAATATTATTGTGCGAATCTTTATCTGCAGGATTTAAAGATTCGTACGGTTGCAATTTCCTTATATACATTTACTGGGCCACTGGGAAATAAATATAATCTTATTTGCGCAGGAGTAATTATTTCTATGGTACCGGCATTTATTGTGTTTATAATATGCCAGAAACAAATATATTCAGGAATTACAAGCGGGGCTGTTAAGGGGTAG
- a CDS encoding sugar ABC transporter permease: MKKILINMRYSKWLVISAFITIPLLLLFTFTYLPFGEMVSYSFYKMKYIGERTFVGLKNYKDLFTRDDIFNSLKISLYYMAGSVVQLVFALLLATLLSFKTKLGNLFKGILFFPFLINGIAIGFIFKFFFTHGFVLDTVLGWIGFPLESLPYWLKTQGLNNVSLVGTSIWRYLGQNMVLFIGAIMSVDAELYEAAELDGASKVQQFFHIILPSIKTIVTLNIILSITGSLSAFEPPFVITKGANGTGTFFIIMDQVAHTSQKVGLASAMAVFLLLIIFIVTIIQKLVLKYAFRNADTGNGKGDII; this comes from the coding sequence ATGAAAAAAATTCTAATAAATATGCGTTATTCAAAATGGCTTGTCATTTCTGCCTTTATTACAATTCCGCTGCTTCTTCTTTTTACTTTTACTTATCTGCCTTTTGGCGAAATGGTATCCTACAGCTTTTATAAAATGAAATATATTGGAGAACGGACTTTTGTAGGACTTAAAAACTATAAGGATTTATTTACAAGAGATGATATTTTTAATTCTTTGAAGATTTCTCTCTATTATATGGCCGGTTCTGTTGTTCAGCTTGTTTTTGCTCTTTTACTGGCGACTCTGCTTAGTTTTAAAACTAAACTTGGAAATTTGTTTAAGGGAATTCTATTTTTCCCATTTCTGATAAATGGTATTGCAATCGGTTTTATTTTTAAATTCTTCTTTACACATGGTTTTGTTTTGGATACTGTTCTTGGCTGGATAGGATTTCCATTGGAAAGTCTTCCTTACTGGCTTAAAACTCAGGGGCTTAATAATGTTTCTCTGGTAGGAACTTCAATCTGGAGATATCTTGGTCAAAATATGGTTCTTTTTATTGGGGCTATTATGTCGGTTGATGCAGAACTTTATGAGGCTGCTGAATTGGATGGAGCTTCAAAGGTTCAGCAATTCTTCCATATAATACTTCCAAGTATTAAAACAATTGTAACTCTTAATATCATTCTTTCTATTACAGGTTCTCTTAGTGCTTTTGAGCCACCTTTTGTAATTACAAAAGGTGCGAATGGAACGGGAACTTTCTTTATCATAATGGATCAGGTTGCACATACGAGCCAAAAAGTTGGACTCGCATCTGCTATGGCTGTATTCCTTTTACTCATCATTTTTATTGTGACTATTATTCAGAAGCTGGTACTTAAATATGCATTTCGTAATGCAGATACAGGAAACGGAAAGGGGGATATTATATGA